The genomic interval TCGTTTTCTGTCAGTACGGCAGGCAGTTTGGGCCCCCTTTTTGCCCGAACGGTTTTATTGAGATCATGCAGATCGATCTTGAGCACCTCTCGAAACAAAAACAACAGCGCGTTAAAGGCCTGATTCTGAGTGGAAGACGACACCCGCTGCTTGATCGCCAGGTGGCTGAGATAATCCCTGACATCCGTTTCATCGGCGCCCAGAATTTCCCAATCCCTATTTTTTACACTGGTCAGGTAGGCATGA from Syntrophobacterales bacterium carries:
- a CDS encoding phage integrase N-terminal SAM-like domain-containing protein, giving the protein MTSVKNRDWEILGADETDVRDYLSHLAIKQRVSSSTQNQAFNALLFLFREVLKIDLHDLNKTVRAKRGPKLPAVLTENEVRGLLEHLTGKELLLAHILMTGKYFLHRRL